DNA sequence from the Pseudomonadota bacterium genome:
AAATGTGATGGAGGGCAAGGATATAGATATTCTTAAATTTCCTACACCAAAATGGCATGAACATGATGGAGGAAGATACATTGGAACAGGGGTTGCTACAATCACGAGGGATCCTGAGGAAGGTTGGATAAACGTTGGTACTTACCGTGTGATGATTCAAGACAAAAAAACAGTTGCCTTTTATTCATCACCAGGCAAGCATGCAGTTATCATGAGAGAAAAATACTGGGCTCAAGGGAAGGAATGCCCGGTAGTGATGTGTTTTGGCCAGCAGCCCTTAATTTTTGGGAGTTCAACAATGGGTTTGCCCTGGGGCGTGTCTGAACTGGATATGGTTGGTTATATGCAGGGTAAGCCGGTAGACGTCATCCTTGGTAAATATACAGGTTTACCAATACCTGCAAATGCAGAGCTTGTGATAGAGGGTTTCTCTCCTTCGACAAAGCTGGACGGGAGGCCGGAAGGACCCTTTGGAGAATGGACGGGCTACTATGCTTCAGGCAGAAGGGACGAACCTGTCGTTCATATTAAGAGGATATATTTCAGAAATAACCCGATAATTCACGGGCAGCCACCCATCAAGCCACCGGTTAACACCTGGTTTCCCATTCCCCTCCATACTGCCACTATGTTGTGGACAGAGCTTGATAAGCTTGGCTTGCAGAATATAACCGGCATATATGTACACGGACCAGGCAACAGGGTTATATGTGTAATTTCTTTGAAGCAAAGATTTCTCGGTCATGCAAGGC
Encoded proteins:
- a CDS encoding UbiD family decarboxylase, with protein sequence MKKSDGIPQDLREFLNIIEGKGNLKVIEGADWNIEIGAINEMMAEKKGPALLFDKIKDYPKGYRVATNILHRDDFQKIAFGIPENLSNLDAVKFWKDKWNRFKPVPPKVVKKGPVLENVMEGKDIDILKFPTPKWHEHDGGRYIGTGVATITRDPEEGWINVGTYRVMIQDKKTVAFYSSPGKHAVIMREKYWAQGKECPVVMCFGQQPLIFGSSTMGLPWGVSELDMVGYMQGKPVDVILGKYTGLPIPANAELVIEGFSPSTKLDGRPEGPFGEWTGYYASGRRDEPVVHIKRIYFRNNPIIHGQPPIKPPVNTWFPIPLHTATMLWTELDKLGLQNITGIYVHGPGNRVICVISLKQRFLGHARQVATAAGALLIGGACTGRYIITVDEDIDPSDLDEVLWAVCTRCDPEMAIDIVPGFLTSPLDPMLRPEKRERGDFTTAKVFINACKPYHWKDRFPPINRVPSETREKVMKRFKELFSK